Proteins encoded by one window of Vibrio algicola:
- a CDS encoding DNA phosphorothioation-associated putative methyltransferase, with the protein MDAQLFANLVKEISSGKQLPDALYLHKDAFSVLPKTLKGFIPAVAQALNIDDNDWNLVKLFKKEFRLSLLHYPDFYTDSYPPLKQSLNVDLAKLTHKITLYSDSENPPILHRKEAMILADNPHYDTFCEITKEGENAGLYENSRLIGFKRSWENIITRHGYELVDGRLFRSSAVIQPEDIGIDRHKTALVRHELSAPMKTLAKYGYLEGSYSIFDYGCGRGDDLRELEAHGLDALGWDPKFQPDNEKINSDIINLGFVLNVIEDQDERLDALLGAWELTDRILVVSVMLANENYISQFKSYKDGVITSRNTFQKYYAQSEIKAYIERCLQENVIAIAPGIFYIFKDKQLEQHLLQNRHKRAYKWQYLTAPEPVNEDQARILFAKHQQLFESFWLTCLTLGRCPANNEFAQTEKIKEVVGSNKKALQLVLKWFEEDELKTAETMRKEDLLLYFALAMFEKRKPYTQQPEDLKRDIKAFFDTYKIAQHQATELLFQIADSALIESLCIEAEKLLPAGKIDFENGQPHALTLHKDFITLLPLVLRVYIGAALQMYGELDDIQLIKIHIHSGKVTLLGYEGFYDSPLPQLKERVKIKMADQDVDFFDYIIEEKRPLLLNKIDYIDDTFDDYKKQKAFNKRLLKDLIKVGGLNISKLQLEALLHEKNVKINKYKLIRLQASQLL; encoded by the coding sequence ATGGATGCGCAACTATTTGCAAATTTAGTGAAAGAAATATCATCAGGGAAGCAACTGCCCGATGCATTATATCTTCATAAAGATGCTTTTTCCGTTTTGCCTAAAACCTTAAAAGGCTTCATACCTGCCGTTGCACAAGCACTTAACATAGATGATAATGATTGGAATTTAGTTAAACTATTTAAAAAAGAATTCCGACTTTCATTATTACATTACCCTGATTTCTATACTGATTCTTACCCTCCCCTCAAACAAAGTTTGAATGTTGATCTGGCGAAGCTAACTCATAAAATTACTTTATATTCTGATTCAGAAAACCCTCCGATTTTACATCGTAAAGAAGCTATGATTTTAGCCGATAACCCGCATTACGATACTTTCTGCGAAATTACTAAAGAAGGTGAGAATGCAGGTTTATATGAAAATTCACGTCTCATTGGCTTTAAACGCTCATGGGAAAATATAATTACACGTCATGGCTACGAATTAGTTGATGGGAGATTATTCAGAAGTTCAGCAGTCATTCAACCAGAAGATATCGGTATTGACAGACATAAAACGGCATTAGTGAGACATGAACTCTCCGCCCCAATGAAAACATTAGCAAAATATGGTTATCTCGAAGGCTCATATTCTATTTTTGATTATGGTTGCGGTCGAGGCGATGATTTACGAGAATTAGAAGCTCACGGACTTGATGCTTTAGGTTGGGATCCAAAGTTTCAGCCTGATAATGAAAAAATCAACTCTGACATCATTAATTTAGGCTTTGTGCTTAACGTTATCGAAGACCAAGACGAAAGATTAGATGCATTACTGGGGGCATGGGAATTGACTGATAGGATACTTGTAGTTTCCGTGATGCTTGCTAACGAAAATTACATATCACAATTTAAGTCGTATAAAGATGGTGTGATTACATCTAGAAATACCTTTCAAAAGTATTATGCACAATCAGAAATAAAAGCCTATATAGAAAGATGTCTACAAGAAAATGTCATAGCAATAGCACCTGGTATATTTTATATATTTAAAGATAAACAATTAGAACAACACTTGTTACAAAATCGCCATAAACGCGCCTATAAATGGCAGTATCTTACAGCACCAGAACCGGTAAACGAAGATCAAGCTCGTATTCTATTTGCGAAGCACCAGCAACTTTTTGAATCGTTTTGGCTTACTTGCTTAACACTAGGCCGCTGCCCTGCTAACAACGAATTTGCACAAACTGAAAAAATAAAAGAGGTTGTTGGCTCTAATAAAAAAGCACTGCAACTTGTTTTAAAGTGGTTTGAAGAAGACGAACTAAAAACTGCTGAAACCATGCGAAAAGAAGATTTACTCCTTTACTTTGCACTTGCCATGTTTGAAAAGCGTAAACCTTACACGCAACAGCCAGAAGACTTAAAACGTGATATAAAGGCATTTTTCGATACATACAAAATAGCGCAGCACCAAGCCACTGAGCTACTTTTTCAAATTGCTGACAGTGCTCTGATTGAATCATTGTGCATTGAAGCCGAAAAACTACTACCCGCAGGTAAAATCGACTTTGAAAACGGGCAACCTCACGCGCTAACTCTCCATAAAGACTTTATCACCTTATTGCCACTTGTACTTCGCGTATATATTGGAGCAGCCTTACAAATGTATGGTGAGCTTGATGATATTCAGCTTATTAAAATTCACATACATTCAGGTAAGGTAACACTGCTTGGTTACGAAGGGTTTTATGACTCCCCTCTACCGCAGCTCAAGGAGCGTGTTAAAATAAAAATGGCAGATCAAGATGTAGACTTTTTTGATTACATTATTGAGGAAAAACGCCCACTACTTCTCAATAAAATTGATTATATAGATGATACGTTTGACGACTACAAAAAACAAAAGGCGTTTAATAAACGCCTTTTGAAAGATTTAATAAAAGTAGGTGGGCTGAATATATCTAAGCTTCAACTTGAAGCTCTTTTGCATGAAAAAAATGTAAAAATCAATAAATATAAACTAATTAGATTACAAGCTAGTCAATTACTTTAG
- a CDS encoding DUF262 domain-containing HNH endonuclease family protein — translation MASQLDKVFTADPKSVFELFLSKGTVGFYIPAYQREYSWDENNIARLFEDICGGVCSLYEHEDAITFIGTIISILDTDHKTIKPYIHGELPSEVMSVIDGQQRLTTLSLLATCYYQKLVELQYEISSVSKELNSWIQNTVNPVLNRLRQVLEIDRFSSDEKFRYYPKVTRSYADQWSTDSETAQYDSPIASYLFDFLTYIHSEQQFKPKGVFTYELSKNISDENLPKHERVIDNVKSLSKKIDLIINKGGDDTYRFPPIDDILSNDEIQIRLLDKIIPKNLLASIEDISEGERSKFHKIIRLFILVNFFLDRVAVTSVVATNETYAFDMFEALNTTGEPLTAFETFKPKVIDLVGVKAYENSQERTYINYIDETLDKYKKAEDKQNATTRLLKPFRLALEGDSLSKHLSDQRRFLNKAFDSLDSVMSKHDFVKSMYETSIFLKQCWPEKKQDSPNLKCFNGFESKELELCLAMLRDANHSITLGIFVRYFSEYNSSNQTEEDFNKFVSVVQAVTAFFVLWRSTRHGTDGIDNAYRDLMKNGHTHDGTLICKPICFSMNKGTIDLPSVKDLQQALYLKLNDKFKGPICRDTYISRAKNIQTFKNNKALTRFMLLIASDDVVCSSKYSGLVEKGVSGSAPNFNSEKWEYFKTIEHIYPQSKPKGWADCLSEISSEHVIGNLLLLPQYINSSLGKRTWEEKKLILTLLCCKTEEKRNELIDLAKAKSIELSFSTESIAIGSKYMSHVEAASQADDWTNDFVNKRSENIYGLVWDNVIHWLK, via the coding sequence ATGGCCAGCCAGTTAGATAAAGTTTTTACAGCTGATCCAAAAAGTGTATTCGAATTATTTTTATCAAAAGGAACAGTTGGATTTTATATACCAGCATATCAGAGAGAATACTCATGGGATGAAAACAACATAGCTAGATTATTTGAAGATATTTGTGGTGGTGTATGTTCTTTGTATGAGCATGAAGATGCTATTACTTTTATAGGCACTATAATTTCGATTTTGGATACAGACCATAAAACTATAAAACCATATATACATGGTGAGTTACCATCAGAAGTTATGTCTGTTATTGACGGCCAGCAAAGACTTACAACCCTTTCTTTGCTTGCTACATGTTATTATCAAAAGCTTGTTGAATTGCAGTATGAAATAAGTTCAGTATCTAAGGAACTTAATTCTTGGATACAAAATACTGTAAATCCAGTCTTAAATCGTTTAAGACAAGTTTTGGAAATTGATCGCTTCTCTAGTGATGAAAAATTCCGTTATTACCCTAAAGTAACTAGATCTTATGCAGATCAATGGTCAACAGATTCTGAAACAGCACAATATGATTCTCCAATTGCCAGTTATTTATTTGATTTTCTAACTTATATCCATTCAGAACAACAGTTCAAACCGAAAGGAGTTTTTACCTATGAGTTATCAAAAAACATTTCAGATGAGAATTTACCTAAACATGAAAGAGTTATTGATAATGTTAAATCACTAAGTAAAAAAATAGATTTGATAATAAATAAAGGAGGCGATGACACTTATCGTTTTCCCCCAATAGATGACATTCTTTCTAATGATGAAATACAAATTCGTCTTTTAGATAAAATAATACCAAAAAATTTACTAGCATCAATTGAAGATATTTCTGAGGGTGAGAGAAGTAAGTTTCATAAGATCATTCGTTTATTTATTTTAGTTAATTTTTTTCTAGATAGAGTTGCTGTTACAAGCGTGGTTGCCACCAACGAAACTTATGCTTTTGATATGTTTGAGGCTTTAAATACTACAGGTGAGCCATTAACTGCATTTGAAACATTTAAGCCCAAAGTTATCGACCTAGTTGGAGTTAAAGCTTATGAAAATTCGCAAGAAAGAACTTATATTAATTATATTGATGAAACTTTAGATAAATATAAAAAAGCAGAAGACAAACAGAATGCAACAACCAGACTGCTGAAACCATTTAGGTTAGCTTTAGAAGGTGATTCCTTATCTAAGCATCTGTCAGATCAACGACGATTTCTAAACAAAGCTTTTGATAGTTTAGATAGTGTTATGAGCAAACATGATTTTGTAAAAAGTATGTATGAAACATCTATTTTTTTAAAACAATGTTGGCCAGAAAAAAAACAAGATTCTCCTAATTTAAAGTGTTTCAATGGGTTTGAAAGTAAAGAGTTAGAGCTATGTTTAGCGATGTTGCGAGATGCTAACCACAGTATCACTTTAGGGATTTTTGTAAGATATTTTTCTGAATATAATTCCTCAAATCAGACTGAGGAAGACTTTAATAAATTTGTCAGTGTTGTTCAGGCTGTAACTGCGTTTTTTGTTTTATGGAGATCTACAAGGCACGGTACAGATGGTATTGATAATGCTTATAGAGACTTAATGAAAAATGGTCATACCCATGATGGCACTTTGATATGTAAACCGATATGTTTTTCGATGAATAAAGGTACTATTGATTTACCAAGTGTAAAAGACTTACAACAAGCTTTATATCTCAAGCTCAATGATAAATTTAAAGGACCTATTTGCCGAGATACTTATATTTCTAGAGCAAAAAACATTCAAACGTTTAAAAACAATAAAGCTTTAACACGTTTTATGCTTCTTATTGCGAGTGATGATGTTGTATGTTCGAGTAAATATAGTGGACTTGTTGAAAAGGGCGTTTCAGGTTCAGCCCCTAATTTTAACTCAGAAAAATGGGAATATTTTAAAACAATAGAGCATATATATCCTCAGTCAAAGCCGAAAGGTTGGGCTGATTGCTTATCCGAGATTAGTAGTGAGCATGTTATTGGTAATCTACTCTTACTTCCTCAGTATATAAATAGCTCTCTAGGGAAAAGAACATGGGAAGAGAAGAAATTAATTTTGACACTTCTGTGCTGTAAAACTGAGGAGAAAAGGAATGAACTAATAGATTTAGCGAAAGCTAAGTCTATAGAGCTATCGTTTTCTACAGAATCTATTGCGATAGGTTCAAAATATATGTCACATGTGGAAGCTGCCTCTCAAGCTGATGATTGGACTAACGACTTTGTAAACAAAAGATCTGAGAATATTTATGGTTTAGTTTGGGACAATGTAATTCATTGGCTAAAGTAA